A section of the Deltaproteobacteria bacterium genome encodes:
- the rpsU gene encoding 30S ribosomal protein S21: MPGVRVKEEEPFESVLKRFKKQCEKAGILSEIRKREHYEKPSVKKKKKTLAARKRALKKLKKMAR; encoded by the coding sequence ATGCCGGGCGTCCGCGTGAAGGAAGAGGAGCCCTTCGAGAGCGTACTGAAGCGTTTCAAGAAGCAGTGCGAGAAGGCCGGGATCCTTTCGGAAATCCGCAAGCGGGAACATTATGAAAAGCCCAGCGTCAAGAAGAAGAAGAAGACGCTGGCGGCCAGGAAGCGCGCGTTGAAGAAACTCAAGAAGATGGCCAGGTAA
- a CDS encoding GatB/YqeY domain-containing protein — MGLKEQLHKDMQTAAKERDSLALSALRMAVAAVQNREIEAVTRKEMPKEGTLPEDAILKVIAAMVKQRRESIGLFLQGNRPELAAKEESEIVVLARYLPKALTAAEIEAAVREAIAETGAGLLSDMGRVMKALMPKVAGRADGKAVSETVRRLLQ; from the coding sequence TTGGGACTCAAGGAACAGTTGCACAAGGACATGCAGACGGCGGCCAAGGAGCGCGACTCCTTGGCCCTTTCTGCTTTGCGGATGGCCGTCGCCGCGGTCCAGAACCGGGAGATCGAGGCGGTCACCCGGAAGGAGATGCCGAAGGAGGGAACGCTTCCCGAGGATGCGATCCTCAAGGTGATCGCCGCGATGGTCAAGCAGCGCCGCGAATCGATCGGGTTGTTCCTCCAGGGGAACCGCCCGGAGCTCGCGGCGAAGGAGGAGAGCGAGATCGTCGTCCTCGCGCGGTACCTCCCGAAGGCGCTCACCGCGGCGGAGATCGAGGCGGCCGTGCGCGAGGCGATCGCGGAAACCGGCGCCGGGCTTCTGTCCGACATGGGACGCGTCATGAAGGCGCTCATGCCGAAGGTGGCGGGCCGGGCCGACGGCAAGGCGGTCAGCGAAACGGTTCGTCGCCTCCTGCAGTAG
- the dnaG gene encoding DNA primase — MGGRISDSTIREVRDRADIVEVVSETVPLSRAGASFRGLCPFHREKTPSFFVHPARQAFKCFGCGEGGSVFHFLMKARNLSFADSVEELAERYGVTVRYEGGSVRTRPKEDLYAILRLAADTYRELLGSPAGKAGREFLRRRGVTPEAEREFALGWCGTGGELVSALKREGIDPARGEAAGLLLPSGSGYRDRFRGRVLFPIGDARGRICGFGGRAVDDAVPKYLNSPESELYRKSSLLYGLYQALPALRSEGRVLVVEGYMDLIGLWQKGVRGVVATCGTSLTESHARTLKRLSENVILFYDGDVAGKKAAVRSGGPLYAAGVSPKALFPPKGMDPDDWAKAAPPEELTRRIAGAVPLMESIERGASRKYDLATISGKLSYVRLMANYLRWVTDPAERELYAQRVAQTSGLPVDTIHRQVGPSALPPLPEGGAPPRKKDSRVEESHLLRLLAVDPSLAITARRDGVGELLSGEDAREALAHLADLAERTPGETRFPLGEDLPDGVRKLLSAELVLADVSPEEARRRYPGAVLSLRIRRAREETVELQEKVKGASGEEASLLFDRVVAAKRELERLESERRSR, encoded by the coding sequence TTGGGAGGTCGGATCTCCGATAGCACGATCCGGGAAGTACGGGACCGGGCGGACATCGTGGAGGTGGTCTCCGAGACGGTCCCTTTGTCCCGGGCCGGGGCGAGTTTCCGCGGTCTGTGCCCCTTCCACCGGGAAAAGACCCCGTCGTTCTTTGTCCACCCCGCCCGGCAGGCGTTCAAGTGCTTCGGCTGCGGGGAGGGGGGATCGGTCTTCCACTTCCTGATGAAGGCGCGCAATCTTTCCTTCGCGGACTCGGTAGAGGAACTCGCGGAGCGGTACGGCGTGACGGTCCGGTACGAGGGTGGGTCGGTCCGTACACGGCCGAAAGAGGATCTCTACGCCATTCTCCGCCTCGCGGCGGACACGTACCGGGAGCTCCTGGGTTCCCCCGCCGGGAAAGCCGGGAGGGAGTTTCTGCGGCGGCGGGGAGTGACCCCCGAGGCCGAGCGCGAGTTCGCCCTCGGTTGGTGCGGCACCGGCGGTGAACTGGTCTCCGCGCTGAAGCGGGAAGGGATCGACCCGGCCCGGGGCGAGGCGGCAGGCCTTCTGCTCCCTTCCGGGAGCGGGTACCGGGATCGGTTCCGGGGGCGTGTGCTCTTCCCGATCGGGGATGCAAGGGGTCGCATCTGCGGTTTCGGGGGTCGGGCGGTGGACGACGCCGTCCCGAAGTACCTCAACTCCCCCGAGTCCGAGCTGTACCGGAAAAGTTCCCTGCTGTACGGCCTGTACCAGGCGCTCCCGGCCCTCCGGAGTGAGGGCCGCGTGCTGGTGGTCGAGGGGTACATGGACCTGATCGGCCTGTGGCAGAAAGGGGTCCGGGGCGTCGTGGCGACGTGCGGAACCTCGCTTACGGAGAGCCACGCCCGAACGCTGAAGCGTTTGTCGGAAAACGTCATCCTCTTCTACGACGGCGACGTGGCCGGGAAAAAGGCCGCGGTGCGGTCCGGAGGCCCTTTGTACGCGGCGGGGGTGAGCCCGAAAGCCCTGTTTCCCCCGAAGGGGATGGATCCGGACGACTGGGCGAAGGCGGCGCCGCCGGAGGAGTTGACCCGGCGCATCGCGGGGGCGGTTCCCCTGATGGAGTCGATCGAGCGCGGGGCTTCCAGGAAGTACGATCTCGCGACCATTTCCGGAAAGCTTTCGTACGTGCGGCTGATGGCGAACTATCTTCGATGGGTGACCGACCCGGCGGAGCGCGAGCTTTACGCGCAGCGGGTGGCGCAGACTTCGGGTCTCCCCGTGGACACGATCCACCGGCAGGTCGGGCCGTCCGCCCTGCCACCCCTTCCGGAAGGGGGCGCCCCGCCGCGGAAGAAGGATTCCCGCGTCGAGGAGAGCCACCTCCTCCGGTTGCTGGCCGTGGACCCCTCCCTCGCGATCACGGCGCGCCGGGACGGGGTCGGGGAGCTCCTCTCCGGAGAGGACGCCCGGGAAGCCCTCGCGCACCTGGCGGACCTGGCCGAGCGGACCCCCGGGGAGACGCGATTCCCGCTCGGGGAAGATCTCCCCGACGGCGTGCGAAAACTTCTGTCCGCCGAGCTCGTGCTGGCGGACGTTTCCCCCGAGGAGGCGCGCAGGCGCTACCCGGGGGCGGTCCTTTCCCTCCGGATCCGCCGGGCGCGGGAGGAGACCGTGGAGTTGCAGGAGAAGGTAAAGGGTGCGTCGGGCGAGGAGGCTTCGCTGCTCTTCGACCGGGTGGTGGCCGCGAAGCGGGAGCTGGAACGGCTGGAATCGGAACGCAGATCCCGATGA